Within the Staphylococcus argenteus genome, the region TTAACTACATTCATTGTAAATTCTAGAATGTTCCTCTTGAGTATGTCGCTTGCGCCAAATTACAAAACATATGGGTTTTGGAACCGTATAGGATTAGGTTCATTAGTAACTGATGAAACATTTGGTGTTGCCATTACACCTTATTTAAAAGGAGAACCCATCAATGATCGATGGCTGCACGGTCTGAATATAACGGCATATTTATTTTGGACAGTTTCATCTGTAGCTGGGGCTTTATTTGGAAAATATATTTCAAATCCGCAAGCATTAGGTTTAGATTTTGCCATTACAGCCATGTTTATCTTTTTGGCAATTGCACAATTCGAATCAATCACTAAGTCACGATTAAGAATATACATTGTATTAGTTATTGTAGTAATTGTAATGATGTTATCTTTAAGCTTATTTATGCCTTCTTACCTTGCCATATTATTTGCAGCAACAATTGCGGCTGCGTTAGGAGTGATGATGGAACGATGACAACGAATATGAACATGTTAATACTTATTTTATTATGCGGCATCGTAACATTACTAATTCGAATCATTCCTTTTATCATGATTTCTAAAGTACAGTTACCAGATGTCGTTGTTCGATGGCTTTCATTTATTCCTATTACATTATTTACGGCACTGGTCATCGATAGCATCATTCAACAAACATCACATAGCGATGGATATACACTGAATATACCTTATATCATTGCATTAATTCCTACTGTTGTTTTATCAATAATTACACGCAGTTTAACTATTACAATTATTAGTGGGATTATTATCATGGCTGCACTAAGATTTTTCTTTTAAAAATACTTTAAAATCATTGAACAGATATTTAAACTTAGGTAAACTGATATTAATCAGAAAATTCTGATACAAAAATCGTTTGTAGAGATATGGGAAATCATAAATATAAAACGGTTTGGTTAATCGCATGATTTTGATAACAATGTTTTCAAATGATAAAAAGTAATTCATGACTTAAACTCAACTAAACACATAACAATTTCATATGTCTTATTGTGAGAAGTTGAGGGACTTGGCCCTGTGATACTTCAGCAACCGACTTTATAGCACGGTGCTAAAACCAACGAGTTACTCGAATGATAAGTATATAAACTTCTTACTTTTCAATAGGGTAAGAAGTTTTTTTATTTAAGGAGGAAAGGACAATGACAAATTACACAGTAGATACTTTAAATTTAGGGGAATTTATAACAGAATCTGGGGAAGTCATAGATAATTTACGTTTACGATACGAACATGTAGGTTATTATGGACAACCATTAGTTGTAGTTTGTCATGCATTAACCGGTAACCATTTAACATATGGTACAGATGATAATCCGGGATGGTGGCGAGAAATTATTGATGGTGGATATGTGCCCATCAACGACTATCAATTTTTAACTTTTGATGTCATAGGAAGTCCATTTGGCTCAAGTTCACCTTTGAACGATGCTCAATTTCCTAAAAAGCTAACATTACGAGATATCGTTAGAGCTAACGAATTAGGTATTCGAGCACTTGGATATGACAA harbors:
- a CDS encoding AzlD domain-containing protein; translated protein: MTTNMNMLILILLCGIVTLLIRIIPFIMISKVQLPDVVVRWLSFIPITLFTALVIDSIIQQTSHSDGYTLNIPYIIALIPTVVLSIITRSLTITIISGIIIMAALRFFF
- a CDS encoding AzlC family ABC transporter permease; translated protein: MTSHLSFRQGVKECIPTLFGYAGVGISFGIVAASQNFSILEITLLCLIIYAGAAQFIMCALFIAGTPISAIVLTTFIVNSRMFLLSMSLAPNYKTYGFWNRIGLGSLVTDETFGVAITPYLKGEPINDRWLHGLNITAYLFWTVSSVAGALFGKYISNPQALGLDFAITAMFIFLAIAQFESITKSRLRIYIVLVIVVIVMMLSLSLFMPSYLAILFAATIAAALGVMMER